One genomic window of Salvia miltiorrhiza cultivar Shanhuang (shh) chromosome 4, IMPLAD_Smil_shh, whole genome shotgun sequence includes the following:
- the LOC131022784 gene encoding transcription repressor OFP1-like — protein MGNYKFRFSDMIPNAWFHKLKNMNKPTPNYTKTLNHSKKKIPAPEFTNSDQRKSYYFTRDLTLQPDSPTKPPTAAEPPRRSSRRRRSNKRSRAPRPPPRLVSSTISAGCTCGAAVESVWARTQTDSSSQEECTNSGPDQSSSSEPDSILTEYGSGPDSSMLVSWPSPCIKCGTTTNDIVIDVISGVKGGSGGAEEDQCRRLPRIITRKSDDIPTAAAATISPARRIPAKPPGMKLRVNSPRIVGRRRSVSSNSSSAASSRRSISESFAVVKASKDPRRDFRESMVEMILENNIRASNDLEELLACYLSLNSDEYHDLIINVFKQIWFDFIHLRLK, from the coding sequence atgggTAATTACAAATTCAGATTCTCCGACATGATCCCCAACGCCTGGTTCCACAAGCTCAAGAACATGAACAAGCCCACGCCCAACtacaccaaaaccttaaaccaCTCGAAGAAGAAAATTCCTGCACCGGAATTCACCAACTCCGACCAGCGCAAGTCTTACTACTTCACTAGGGACCTCACTCTCCAACCGGATTCCCCGACCAAGCCCCCCACCGCCGCCGAGCCGCCACGGAGGTCGTCGCGGAGGAGGCGGAGCAACAAGCGGAGCCGCGCCCCCCGCCCGCCACCCCGCCTCGTGTCCTCCACCATCTCTGCCGGCTGCACCTGCGGCGCAGCCGTTGAGTCCGTCTGGGCCAGGACCCAGACGGACTCGTCCTCCCAGGAGGAATGCACGAACTCTGGCCCCGACCAGAGCTCGTCGTCCGAGCCGGACTCTATTCTGACAGAGTACGGCTCGGGCCCCGACTCCAGCATGCTGGTGTCGTGGCCGAGCCCCTGCATTAAATGTGGCACCACCACCAACGACATCGTGATCGACGTCATCAGTGGCGTCAaaggcggcagcggcggcgccgAGGAAGATCAGTGCCGCCGCCTCCCGCGGATCATCACGAGGAAGAGCGACGACATCcctaccgccgccgccgccactatCAGCCCGGCGAGGCGGATTCCGGCGAAGCCTCCCGGGATGAAGCTCCGCGTGAACTCGCCGAGGATCGTGGGGCGGCGGCGGAGCGTGTCGTCGAATTCGAGCTCGGCGGCGTCGTCGCGGCGGAGCATCTCGGAGAGCTTCGCGGTGGTGAAGGCGTCGAAGGATCCGCGGCGCGATTTCAGAGAATCGATGGTGGAGATGATATTGGAGAACAACATCAGAGCTTCGAATGATCTGGAAGAATTGCTTGCTTGCTATCTGTCGCTCAATTCCGATGAATATCATGATCTTATCATCAATGTCTTCAAACAGATTTGGTTTGACTTTATTCATCTCCGCCTCAAGTAA